The nucleotide sequence CTTTACGAAATGCTTCGATATTCGCCATGATAGCTTCATCATGAGTACCTAAAATTTGCGCGGCTAATAAACCGGCGTTAGCGGCACCAGCTGTACCGATCGCTAATGTACCTACGGCAATACCTTTTGGCATTTGCACAATTGATAATAAAGAATCTTGACCACTAAGGGCTTTTGATTGAACTGGAACACCTAAAACAGGCAAGCTGGTAAATGCTGCCGCCATTCCCGGTAAATGTGCCGCGCCACCTGCGCCAGCAATAATTACCTTGATGCCACGTGCTTTTGCTGACTCAGAGTATTCGGCAAGTAAATGCGGAGTTCTGTGTGCTGAAACTACTTTAGTTTCATAAGGAACCTTTAATAGATCTAACATTTCAGCCGTATGTTGCATGGTTGGCCAATCTGATTTTGAACCCATGATGATACCCACAGTCATGTCTTTATACCTTTTAATTTAATTCTTGTTGTACCCACAAGGGTAAAAAATAAGGGCGCATTATACCCTTGTTTATACTAATACCCAATATAGTAACGAAGATTATTTAAACAATTTCTCCTAGACTAAGGTCGGATTGTCTAATCTTTAATTTAGTTTCATCATTATCATATAGCATAAGAGGGGACTTCACATGTCTGAAAAATATATTCGTGGCCTTGAAAAAGTCGCTGCTAATCATCAAGCATTGACACCAGTTAACTTTTTAAAGCGCACAGCACAACTGTATCCTCAGCGTAAAGCAATCGTTTACGGTAGTGAATCATTCACTTATCAAGAGTTTAATAAAAACGTTAATCGATTGGCTTCAGCACTCGTTGCCAGAGGCGTAAAAAAAGGCACCACAGTGACAATTATGGCAGCCAATATTCCTGCATTTTTAGACGCTCATTTTGCCGTACCTATGATTGGTGCAGTACTCAATTCGTTAAATACTCGCCTTGATGCCGCCAATTTAGCTTTTATACTCGACCACGCTGAGACCGATGTATTACTCGTTGATACGGCTTATATCGATGTTATGCAACAAGCCGTCGCCTTATCTGATCGTAACCCTATGATTATCGATATTGTTGACCATGAATGTGTCGATGGCCGCTTAATGGGTGAAATAGAGTACCAAGATTTATTGGCTGAAGGCAGCGCCGAACCATTTGAACATCTGATTGAAGATGAATGGGATGCGATGGCGCTAAACTATACCTCGGGTACCACGGGTAATCCTAAAGGCGTGGTTTATTCACATCGCGGCGCCTACTTGAATGCCTTGGGCAACAATATGATTTGGCCATTGGGCGAGAATTCTGTGTATTTATGGACTCTGCCAATGTTCCATTGCAATGGTTGGTGCTTCCCGTGGACGATAACAGCCGTTGGTGGCACTCATGTGTGCCTTCGCCAAGTTGAGGTTAATGCCATCGTTGAGGCTATGGTTGAAAACCAAGTTACTCATTTTTGTGGTGCGCCAATTGTACTTAATATGATACTTAATGCGCCGACTGAATTAACCGAAGAATTAGCACAAAAAGTACCGCACGATATTAAAGCAATGACCGCTGGCGCTCCGCCACCTGCGGCGGTTATAAAAGGTATGGAAGCGTTAGGTTTTGATATTACTCAAAGCTATGGCTTAACTGAAGTTTATGGACCGTGTGTGGTAAGCCAATGGAAAGATGAATGGGATGAGTTAGGCGATGACGAACGTGCAGCGTTAAAAGCTAGACAAGGTATTCGTTACCCGACTCAAGAAGATTGTGATGTACTTGACCCTGAAACGATGCAACCGGTTCCATGTGATGCTGAAACCATTGGTGAAATCATGTTTCGTGGCAATACCACAATGAAAGGGTATTTGAAAAACCAAGCAACGACGGAAGAATCCTTTGAACAAGGA is from Thalassotalea crassostreae and encodes:
- the purE gene encoding 5-(carboxyamino)imidazole ribonucleotide mutase, whose product is MTVGIIMGSKSDWPTMQHTAEMLDLLKVPYETKVVSAHRTPHLLAEYSESAKARGIKVIIAGAGGAAHLPGMAAAFTSLPVLGVPVQSKALSGQDSLLSIVQMPKGIAVGTLAIGTAGAANAGLLAAQILGTHDEAIMANIEAFRKAQTENILNNPNPAE
- a CDS encoding acyl-CoA synthetase is translated as MSEKYIRGLEKVAANHQALTPVNFLKRTAQLYPQRKAIVYGSESFTYQEFNKNVNRLASALVARGVKKGTTVTIMAANIPAFLDAHFAVPMIGAVLNSLNTRLDAANLAFILDHAETDVLLVDTAYIDVMQQAVALSDRNPMIIDIVDHECVDGRLMGEIEYQDLLAEGSAEPFEHLIEDEWDAMALNYTSGTTGNPKGVVYSHRGAYLNALGNNMIWPLGENSVYLWTLPMFHCNGWCFPWTITAVGGTHVCLRQVEVNAIVEAMVENQVTHFCGAPIVLNMILNAPTELTEELAQKVPHDIKAMTAGAPPPAAVIKGMEALGFDITQSYGLTEVYGPCVVSQWKDEWDELGDDERAALKARQGIRYPTQEDCDVLDPETMQPVPCDAETIGEIMFRGNTTMKGYLKNQATTEESFEQGWFHSGDLAVKHPDGYIEIRDRSKDIIISGGENISSVEVEGVLYRHPAIMEAAVVARADEKWGETPCAFVDLKPGESATEEEIIEFCRNEMARFKCPKTIIFAELPKTSTGKIQKFILREKVKNLFTLDKSA